The Nostoc sp. 'Peltigera membranacea cyanobiont' N6 genome contains the following window.
AGTCTCAATTCTGTTAGCCCTGATTTACTTGAAGAACTGCTTCTACATGACATTGCCTATCTCCGAGAATTTTATAATCGAATTAATCAGCAAGGTAATGTACATATTTCGACACAATGTCCCCAGTGTAATACTCAATTTTCAGTCGAGCTAGAACTAGCGGGGGAGTCGTAAGCTACCCCTCTGATACTTTATATGAGGAGGTAGCTTTTATTGCTTATCATTTCCACTGGTCACAAGATGATATTTTAAATTTAGAACATACTACCCGTCAGCGATGGGTGGCAGAAATCAATAAAATTAACCAAAAATTAATATGAAAGTAAAA
Protein-coding sequences here:
- a CDS encoding DUF6760 family protein codes for the protein MFSRARTSGGVVSYPSDTLYEEVAFIAYHFHWSQDDILNLEHTTRQRWVAEINKINQKLI